The following are encoded together in the Patagioenas fasciata isolate bPatFas1 chromosome 7, bPatFas1.hap1, whole genome shotgun sequence genome:
- the LOC136103241 gene encoding maestro heat-like repeat-containing protein family member 6 has protein sequence MAWRPPFTPRVVWLSNKSEDEEEKGAEAAPPLQHEEVQELQLLQADPNWELPEEMQKQEYTHVLHNPRAKVYWASFEPKDREGSTVMVAEAMTEALTYDAEAGAALLDTLVESEVSTLKQVPRIVRCIHRWFTTNTDESAEHRLDNTLVELTDAHPHDVVVALLRCAPSCDRAAAAMWRMMVTTSMTTKKVFQELLCVLEDWPLHSTSTSDGDQQAVLALAATRVLREILRVPRCPRGLKVNFPRLLLALLFQVLYSTEQMSDKVDTFWRECQEEGGLPTSPSRFIVLTVKALLCRLGYRLVAFEVERKRGWDTLLHAETHHCAMGLLAREFHGVSRHFNASVVSYLVELLSKNEPRCELPAMAFLVEILASPGADVRVDSFLQLVPRYLESDCRMMRSLVLKGLSVLCGTPRMVPKMRFLVHRLTDVLQDTDMDMVRMSLSVLSKVIRDPRFPISTPIALQLAERLRPLFDNESWYVQQLSVSIFKEVIERVAGDGKKLLKTLVHQSLLPLIFHVHDENKAVAATCWGTLLQATRFLKKEKLRQVVAKDQQIEAIGECLLAECHSRAAEYLHQSLMYMQSPQDSIREAAVAFLGVLGQHMRAQPEKLWIIYHAVRRALGDSGPYVQRQAIRTLPQLKAAVANGSSRSRLQELQGRLRQAWRRRRPSLWGNGWLCCWGSAQD, from the exons ATGGCGTGGAGACCCCCATTCACACCCAGGGTGGTCTGGCTGAGCAATAagagtgaggatgaggaggagaagggCGCTGAGGCCGCCCCACCATTGCAGCATGAAGAGGTGCAggagctccagctgctgcaggcag ATCCCAACTGGGAGCTGCCAGAAGAGATGCAGAAGCAGGAGTACACCCATGTCCTGCACAACCCCAGAGCAAAG GTGTATTGGGCGTCCTTCGAGCCTAAAGACCGTGAAGGCTCCACCGTCATGGTCGCTGAGGCCATGACAGAAGCACTCACCTATGACGCAGAGGCTGGTGCTGCTCTGCTGGATACGCTTGTGGAAAGTGAGGTCTCCACTTTGAAGCAG GTGCCCAGGATTGTGCGGTGCATCCACCGGTGGTTCACGACCAACACGGATGAGTCTGCCGAGCACAGGCTGGACAACACCCTTGTGGAGCTCACCGACGCGCACCCCCATGATGTGGTGGtggccctgctgcgctgtgccccaTCGTGCGACCG AGCCGCTGCAGCCATGTGGAGGATGATGGTCACCACCAGCATGACCACAAAGAAGGTGTTTCAGGAGCTGCTCTGCGTGCTGGAGGACTGGCCGCTGCACAGCACGTCCACCTCTGACGGGGACCAACAGGCCGTCCTTGCCCTGGCT GCAACCAGGGTTCTGCGGGAGATCCTCCGCGTGCCCAGGTGCCCAAGAGGGTTGAAGGTGAATTTCCCTCGCCTCCTGTTGGCTCTGCTCTTCCAAGTTTTGTACAGCACAGAGCAGATGTCAGACAAGGTGGATACTTTCTGGAGGGAATGCCAGGAGGAAGGCGGCCTTCCCACCAGCCCCAGCAG GTTTATAGTGCTGACTGTGAAAGCACTGCTCTGCCGCCTGGGCTATAGGCTTGTAGCCTTTGAAGTGGAACGTAAGCGTGGCTGGGACACGCTCCTCCACGCTGAGACCCACCACTGCGCAATGGGGCTGCTGGCCAG AGAGTTCCATGGTGTATCAAGACACTTCAATGCCTCTGTGGTGTCCTACCTGGTCGAGCTGCTCAGCAAGAATGAGCCCCGCTGTGAGCTCCCTGCCATGGCGTTCCTTGTGGAG ATCCTGGCCTCCCCTGGCGCAGATGTAAGGGTTGACAGTTTCCTGCAGCTTGTCCCAAGATACCTGGAGAGCGACTGCAGGATGATGCGTTCCCTGGTGCTCAAAGGCCTCAGCGTGCTCTGCGGCACACCCAGGATG GTCCCAAAAATGCGGTTCCTGGTGCACAGACTCACAGATGTACTGCAAGACACAGACATGGATATGGTCAGGATGAGCCTGTCTGTGCTCAGCAAAGTGATCCGTGACCCACGCTTCCCAATTTCCACCCCCATCGCTCtgcagctggctgaaaggctcCGGCCTCTCTTTGACAAC GAGTCCTGGTACGTGCAACAGCTCTCCGTCAGCATCTTCAAAGAGGTGATAGAGCGTGTAGCAGGTGACGGAAAAAAGCTGCTGAAGACGCTTGTGCACCAGAGCCTGCTCCCACTGATCTTCCACGTGCATGATGAGAACAAGGCCGTGGCAGCG ACCTGTTGGGGTACCCTTCTGCAAGCTACCCGGTTCCTGAAGAAGGAGAAGCTCAGGCAGGTGGTGGCAAAGGATCAGCAGATAGAGGCGATCGGCGAGTGCCTG CTGGCAGAGtgccacagcagagcagcagagtACCTGCATCAGTCCCTTATGTACATGCAGAGCCCACAGGACTCCATACGAGAGGCAGCCGTTGCGTTTCTTG GGGTCCTTGGGCAGCACATGAGGGCTCAGCCGGAGAAGTTATGGATCATCTACCATG CTGTTCGACGCGCGCTAGGGGACAGCGGTCCCTACGTCCAACGCCAGGCAATTCGCACCCTGCCCCAGCTGAAAGCTGCAGTGGCAAATGGCTCCTCCAGATCCCGGCTGCAGGAACTGCAGGGCCGACTCCGCCAGGCGTGGAGGAGGCGGCGGCCTTCTCTCTGGGGCAAtggctggctgtgctgctggggctcTGCGCAGGACTGA